In the Naumovozyma dairenensis CBS 421 chromosome 4, complete genome genome, one interval contains:
- the ERV1 gene encoding flavin-linked sulfhydryl oxidase (similar to Saccharomyces cerevisiae ERV1 (YGR029W); ancestral locus Anc_4.167), whose product MEKIPDGQHENIAEPAIKENVKFCLPCIAFKTFRQVGITISESVKTFMQDHEKVDPKSPPPSISLPINATVQTRQPIETDLIPGSRTYTREDPPDVQNLGASSWTFLHAMTAKYPGNPSDTQKMEMERFLTLFSHVYPCNWCAKDFEKFIQDNSPKVESREELGRWMCEAHNHVNGKLNKPKFNCDFWEKRWKDGWD is encoded by the exons atggaaaagatCCCTGATGGGCAACACGAAAACATAGCAGAGCCTGCAATTAAGGAAAACGTGAAATT CTGCTTACCATGTATTGCTTTCAAAACGTTCCGCCAAGTTGGAATCACAATCTCTGAAAGTGTTAAAACTTTTATGCAAGATCATGAAAAAGTAGATCCCAAATCACCACCACCATCTATATCACTACCAATAAATGCTACTGTACAGACAAGACAACCTATTGAAACAGACTTAATACCTGGTTCTAGAACTTATACAAGAGAAGATCCTCCCGACGTACAAAACTTGGGAGCTTCATCATGGACATTTTTGCATGCAATGACCGCCAAATATCCTGGTAATCCATCGGACACtcaaaaaatggaaatggAAAGATTCTTGACCCTGTTCTCCCATGTTTATCCTTGTAATTGGTGTGCgaaagattttgaaaaattcatacAAGATAATTCTCCCAAAGTTGAATCTCGAGAAGAATTAGGGAGATGGATGTGCGAGGCACATAACCACGTCAATggtaaattaaataaacCTAAGTTTAATTGTGATTTTTGGGAAAAAAGATGGAAAGATGGATGGGATTAA
- the MSP1 gene encoding protein-degrading AAA family ATPase MSP1 (similar to Saccharomyces cerevisiae MSP1 (YGR028W); ancestral locus Anc_4.166), translating into MPNKIDLKTITDWSVLIGTGISIYYLCSRLLNDAEIGPLGRSKESRQRQETQWKRLCEKSPDFANLELNAYEQSILASVITPEEINITFEDIGGLDHIVSELNESVIYPLTMPELYTNGSLLQAPSGVLLYGPPGCGKTMLAKSLALESGANFISVRMSTLMDKYYGESNKMVDALFSLANKIEPCIIFIDEIDSVLRERTSFDHEVTANLKAEFMTLWDGLISSRRIMVVGATNRINDIDDAFLRRLPKRFYISLPNAEQRSHILQVLLKGTELDDEFDLEAVVARTDGMSGSDLKELCREAALKAAKEYIKKKRMQAKEGETNPDATLLKVRPLRTSDFTGVNEEPNNLGLD; encoded by the coding sequence ATGccaaataaaattgatcTAAAAACCATAACTGACTGGTCTGTTTTGATAGGAACAGGGATATCAATCTATTATCTTTGCAGTAGACTTTTGAATGATGCCGAAATTGGCCCGCTAGGAAGATCTAAAGAGTCAAGACAAAGACAAGAAACTCAATGGAAACGACTATGTGAAAAATCGCCCGATTTTGCTAATTTAGAATTGAATGCTTATGAACAGAGCATACTTGCATCCGTAATCACCccagaagaaattaatataaCGTTTGAAGATATTGGAGGTTTAGATCATATAGTGTCTGAGCTAAATGAAAGTGTGATCTATCCTTTAACGATGCCTGAACTATATACAAATGGCTCCTTATTGCAGGCTCCCAGTGGTGTATTATTATACGGCCCACCTGGTTGCGGTAAGACAATGTTAGCTAAAAGTTTGGCACTAGAAAGTGGTGCTAACTTCATTTCTGTCAGAATGTCTACATTAATGGATAAGTATTACGGAGAATCAAACAAGATGGTAGATGCGTTATTTTCCCTTGCTAATAAAATCGAACCATGTATAATAttcattgatgaaattgattcagTATTAAGAGAGCGTACATCTTTTGATCACGAAGTAACGGCAAATTTGAAAGCAGAATTTATGACTCTATGGGATGGGTTGATAAGTAGTCGCAGGATAATGGTTGTTGGTGCTACAAACCgtattaatgatattgatgacGCATTCTTAAGGAGGTTACCAAAGAGGTTTTACATATCGTTACCCAATGCCGAACAAAGATCACACATTTTACAAGTTTTACTTAAGGGAACTGAACtggatgatgaatttgatttggAAGCAGTCGTTGCACGAACTGACGGAATGTCTGGTTCCGACTTAAAAGAACTTTGTAGGGAAGCTGCCCTTAAAGCTGCTAAGGAatatatcaagaaaaaacGAATGCAGGCCAAGGAAGGGGAAACAAATCCAGACGCGACGCTTCTAAAAGTAAGACCACTACGGACATCTGATTTTACAGGAGTCAATGAAGAACCTAACAACTTGGGATTGGATTAG
- the NDAI0D03890 gene encoding uncharacterized protein (ancestral locus Anc_4.160), with amino-acid sequence MTTIPVYKCSLAEVIHAYTTTPKYLIVAQSTLNNPFEVHLHYSTHADSGIVVPNKTFKYPIHISRRITPGINYTTTVKRLEITETPILEKSKKALKTIVYNLIIVCIDGIRITTLENLVEPEYSQLNEWVLPNKNDSISSFYCQSRKNGTIEIVLGTTFCSIVHLLFYIETGTFRNLDLQKGTALYTIDELISDSVVSICGLRSPSKGSNFPCTNENELITRNSFTDALSVATVDGKVHIVSKNKSEVHDFLESILPDENKEHNVTAADSVIAKEFMNSSLIFVVANITNVGCIIFEKSKRRWEQLEILERDHNAIEDTPLLDHILSLNVDMNEFIIYSGSVNGKLYQWTYNYKDYQLISSSVFEENIYNVVHSISMEGNARKLFFIHNDDTCINYIQL; translated from the coding sequence ATGACTACCATACCTGTTTACAAGTGCTCACTTGCCGAAGTGATCCACGCATATACTACTACTCCGAAATATCTCATTGTTGCCCAATCTACACTAAACAATCCATTTGAAGTGCATCTACATTATTCAACTCATGCAGATTCAGGAATAGTAGTACCGAACAAGACTTTCAAATATCCAATACATATTTCCAGAAGGATAACGCCTGGTATCAATTATACGACTACTGTGAAACGCTTAGAAATTACAGAAACACCGATATTGGAAAAATCGAAAAAGGCTTTGAAAACAATAGTATATAACTTAATAATTGTATGCATCGATGGAATAAGAATTACGacattagaaaatttaGTGGAACCTGAATATTctcaattaaatgaatgGGTACTgccaaataaaaatgacTCAATTAGTTCATTTTATTGCCAAAGTAGGAAAAATGGTACTATTGAAATAGTGCTTGGAACAACGTTTTGTAGCATCGttcatttattattctatATCGAAACAGGAACATTTCGAAATCTAGACTTACAAAAAGGTACAGCATTGTATactattgatgaattaatcTCTGACTCTGTCGTTAGCATTTGTGGACTAAGAAGTCCATCAAAAGGTTCAAATTTTCCTTGTACAAACGAAAATGAGCTGATAACGAGGAATTCATTTACAGATGCCTTGAGTGTGGCGACTGTAGATGGGAAGGTCCACATTGTTTcgaaaaataaatctgaAGTCCATGATTTCCTAGAATCCATTCTTcctgatgaaaataaagaacaTAACGTAACTGCAGCAGATTCCGTTATTGCGAAGGAATTTATgaattcatctttaatatttgttgttgccAACATTACTAACGTTGGATGcataatatttgaaaagtcCAAAAGGCGATGGGaacaattagaaatatTGGAGCGAGATCATAATGCAATTGAAGACACACCATTATTAGATCATATACTGAGCTTAAATGTTGATATGAATGAATTTATCATATATTCTGGAAGCGTGAATGGCAAATTATATCAATGGACCtataattataaagatTATCAACTAATAAGTTCTTCTGTCTTCGAAGAAAATATCTATAATGTAGTACATTCTATATCAATGGAAGGAAATGCGCGGaaattgtttttcattcataatgatgatacttGTATCAACTACATacaattataa
- the POP6 gene encoding ribonuclease P/MRP protein subunit POP6 (similar to Saccharomyces cerevisiae POP6 (YGR030C); ancestral locus Anc_4.169), giving the protein MKTARVQYKRNETDLDISTQTQCFQFIQEKIIPDLLNLNADFDRSKINYFKISKNDNIKQKVEKLQTVTSGECVCAYAYGPHLQKMLSILEICKNVVKKNDLEGSISQWNHLTCFELVQEGRNELLEKKINVPILISVITANSALASSIEFNTNKWTKQS; this is encoded by the coding sequence atgaaaacagCAAGAGTTCAGTATAAACGGAATGAAACAGATCTTGATATCTCGACGCAGACACAATGTTTTCAGTTTATTCAAGAGAAAATTATTCCTGACCTACTGAACTTGAATGCAGATTTTGACAGGagcaaaataaattattttaaaatttcGAAGAATGACAATATTAAACAGAAAGTAGAGAAATTACAAACTGTGACAAGTGGAGAATGCGTCTGTGCTTATGCGTATGGGCCacatcttcaaaaaatgtTGAGTATACTGGAGATTTGTAAGAATGTAGTGAAGAAGAACGATTTGGAAGGTTCCATTAGCCAATGGAACCATTTGACATGTTTTGAACTAGTACAAGAGGGTAGAAATGAGTTACTggagaagaaaattaacGTGCCGATTCTTATAAGTGTTATTACGGCAAATTCGGCGTTAGCTTCAAGTATTGAATTTAACACTAATAAGTGGACTAAACAAAGCTAG
- the RPP0 gene encoding 60S ribosomal protein uL10 (similar to Saccharomyces cerevisiae RPP0 (YLR340W); ancestral locus Anc_4.170): MGGVREKKVEYFAKLRSYLEEYKSIFIVGVDNVSSQQMHEVRKELRGRGVVLMGKNTMVRTAIRGLIGESSDFEKLLPFIKGNVGFVFTNASLQDIKEVIISNKVAAPARAGAIAPEDIWVRAVNTGMEPGKTSFFQALGVPTKIARGTIEIVSDVKVVDAGQKVGQSEASLLNLLEISPFSFGLSIVQVYDNGQIFPSSILDITDDELVGHFVSAVSTIASISLAIGYPTLPSVGHTLINNYKDLLAVAIGSGYHFAEIEELVDRIENPDKYASAAPAAAAASSGDAAPAEEAAAEDEESEDEDMGFGLFD; this comes from the coding sequence ATGGGAGGCGTTCGTGAAAAGAAAGTTGAATACTTTGCTAAATTAAGAAGCTACTTGGAAGAATATAAGTCTATCTTCATCGTTGGTGTCGATAATGTTTCTTCCCAACAAATGCATGAAGTTAGAAAGGAATTGAGAGGTAGAGGTGTTGTCTTAATGGGTAAGAACACCATGGTCAGAACCGCTATCAGAGGTTTGATCGGTGAATCCTCTGATTTCGAAAAATTGTTACCTTTCATTAAGGGTAATGTTGGTTTCGTTTTCACCAACGCTTCTTTACAAGATATTAAGGAAGTCATTATCTCCAACAAGGTTGCTGCTCCAGCTAGAGCCGGTGCTATTGCTCCAGAAGATATCTGGGTCAGAGCTGTTAACACAGGTATGGAACCAGGTAAGACCTCTTTCTTCCAAGCTTTAGGTGTTCCAACCAAGATTGCCAGAGGTACCATTGAAATTGTTTCCGATGTCAAGGTTGTTGATGCTGGTCAAAAGGTTGGTCAATCCGAGGCTTCtttgttgaatttgttaGAAATTTCTCCATTCTCCTTCGGTCTATCTATTGTTCAAGTTTACGACAATGGTCAAATCTTCCCATCTTCCATCTTGGATATTACTGATGACGAATTAGTCGGTCACTTCGTTTCCGCTGTTTCCACCATTGCTTCCATCTCTTTGGCTATTGGTTACCCAACCTTGCCATCTGTTGGTCACACTTTAATCAACAACTACAAGGACTTATTGGCTGTCGCTATCGGTTCTGGTTACCACTTTGCTGAAATCGAAGAATTGGTTGACAGAATTGAAAACCCAGACAAGTACGCTTCTGCTGCCCCAGCTGCCGCTGCCGCTTCCTCTGGTGATGCTGCTCCAGCTGAAGAAGCTGCTGCTGAGGATGAAGAatctgaagatgaagacaTGGGTTTCGGTTTATTCGATTAA
- the IMO32 gene encoding Imo32p (similar to Saccharomyces cerevisiae YGR031W; ancestral locus Anc_4.172): protein MLLMVTLYIRKVEITLKRQRLPVRSNIMSTVFYRPFTHHFHFAKPFKRSLLYNRSRHISYFSDDYFKPLSDLDNDLMTDNIPAVELSFDHIKAKHGSGKKAPFIILHGFFGNKTNNRTLGRGLNEQLNRDIYLLDLRNHGRSPHMERHDYTSMAHDVELFIEKHMTPDIKPIIIGHSMGAKVGMSIVLRKPSISSMLVNIENAPVSKVPEDTFPRYIRQLLRICNNPDIKTMDDVDEKLKEVEQTASVRQFLMTNLTRKKNLETSEYAIKSRIPLDILNDSVIKGNISGWEFDPNFHQWKGPTLFIRGTESNYITDEYLPTIGLFFPRFEVRDVQGAGHWVNSENPNKCVEYISEFVERHEDL from the coding sequence ATGCTTCTGATGGTCACATTATACATCAGGAAAGTAGAAATTACATTGAAGAGACAGAGATTACCTGTGAGATCCAACATTATGTCAACTGTGTTCTACCGTCCATTTACccatcattttcatttcgCCAAGCCTTTCAAAAGATCGCTTCTCTATAATAGGAGCAGGCatatatcatatttttccGACGATTACTTTAAGCCATTGTCTGATCTAGATAATGACTTGATGACAGATAATATTCCTGCTGTAgaattatcatttgatCACATTAAAGCAAAACATGGATCTGGAAAAAAGGCTCCTTTTATAATTCTTCATGGcttttttggaaataaaaCTAACAATCGAACATTAGGAAGGGGACTCAATGAACAATTAAATAGAgacatatatttattagacCTAAGAAACCATGGAAGGTCACCACATATGGAAAGACATGATTATACATCTATGGCACATGACGTAGagttatttattgaaaaacatATGACACCTGATATAAAACCGATTATAATTGGACATTCTATGGGAGCCAAAGTAGGAATGAGTATTGTTTTGAGAAAACCAAGTATCTCATCCATGTTGGtgaatattgaaaatgcCCCTGTATCAAAGGTACCAGAGGATACATTTCCTCGATATATAAGACAATTATTGAGGATATGCAACAATCCCGATATCAAAACTATGGATGATGTTGACGAAAAACTAAAGGAAGTCGAGCAGACTGCAAGCGTCCGTCAATTCTTAATGACTAATTTaacaagaaagaagaatttggaAACCTCGGAATATGCAATAAAATCGAGAATTCCGTTAGatatattgaatgattCAGTCATAAAAGGTAATATTTCAGGATGGGAATTTGATCCCAACTTTCACCAATGGAAGGGCCCTACTCTCTTTATACGAGGAACTGAGTCCAATTATATAACAGATGAATATTTACCTACGATAGGATTATTTTTCCCAAGGTTTGAAGTTCGAGATGTGCAAGGTGCAGGTCATTGGGTCAACTCGGAAAACCCAAACAAGTGTGTAGAATACATTTCGGAGTTTGTTGAAAGGCACGAAGACTTGTAA
- the THG1 gene encoding tRNA guanylyltransferase (similar to Saccharomyces cerevisiae THG1 (YGR024C); ancestral locus Anc_4.161), whose translation MAKSRFEYVREFESHDVLLPQCYIVVRIDGKKFHEFSKYYEFAKPNDDRALKLMNAAAKNVVLQYRNDVILAYGESDEYSFILKSDTSLFNRRRDKISSLFVSLFTSNYVTLWPKFFVGVELHPKHLPFFDSRCVQYPNLKAIKDYLSWRFVDTHINNLYNTAFWKLIQVCGMNPREAENRLSGTYSSGKQEILFKDCGINYNNEPEMYKKGSLITRKGEILHIDVIKMIDDLFVGF comes from the coding sequence ATGGCTAAATCGAGGTTTGAATATGTCCGTGAATTCGAGAGTCATGACGTTTTACTTCCGCAATGTTATATAGTAGTACGAATCGACGGTAAGAAATTCCAtgaattttccaaatattacGAATTTGCCAAGCCAAACGATGATAGAGctttaaaattaatgaacGCCGCTGCAAAGAATGTTGTGTTACAATATCGAAACGATGTCATATTAGCTTATGGAGAAAGTGACGAATATTCCTTTATACTCAAGTCAGATACTTCTCTATTTAATAGAAGACGTGATAAGATATCGAGCTTATTCGTTTCATTATTTACATCAAATTATGTCACACTTTGGCCCAAATTCTTTGTTGGAGTTGAATTACATCCTAAACATCTACCATTTTTCGATTCAAGGTGTGTTCAATATCCAAATTTGAAAGCGATTAAAGACTATTTGAGTTGGAGGTTTGTTGACACACATATAAATAATCTATATAATACAGCTTTCTGGAAATTGATTCAAGTTTGTGGAATGAACCCTAGGGAGGCTGAGAATAGACTCAGTGGAACTTATAGTAGTGGTAAGCAAGagatattattcaaagattGTGGAATAAACTATAATAATGAACCAGAGATGTATAAAAAGGGTTCTTTGATTACTCGAAAGGGTGAAATCTTGCATATTGATGTCATTAAAATGATTGATGACTTATTTGTAGGTTTTTAA
- the NDAI0D03910 gene encoding uncharacterized protein (similar to Saccharomyces cerevisiae YGR026W; ancestral locus Anc_4.162), which produces MAGTIKIIRKKDPKKADPLARQKLIWTVGHTMTLVFGALFTLTYFFHVLLFFKYRSWKWLFLRVKKNYSIIKGTRWYHTILRWSPQLLYRLSLIGVFTSGSVTMFQNWNGLNPTWYDLLSSSNFQAMLMALLWFLGGGKSFYKLLPFMILSYMHLLDKDNEFNTESKKKEDQLTMANVHLLHLVSYSEIFIVIALVLDTLLMKNGSSGIMLVIYLGIYWLRLNFSPYAQITLLRILSKFDKKIPPKHKNNWDTIKRFIYAKMKAHERRLQEVGRTA; this is translated from the coding sequence atgGCTGGAACAATAAAAATTATAAGGAAAAAAGATCCGAAAAAGGCAGACCCCTTGGCCAGACAAAAATTAATCTGGACTGTTGGTCATACAATGACCTTAGTATTCGGTGCTCTTTTCACATTGACATATTTCTTCCACGTTCTGttattctttaaatatcGTTCATGGAAATGGCTCTTCTTAAGagtaaagaagaattacaGTATAATTAAGGGGACAAGATGGTATCATACCATATTAAGATGGTCACCTCAATTACTGTATAGATTATCCTTAATAGGAGTCTTTACATCTGGTTCTGTTACcatgtttcaaaattggaatGGATTGAATCCAACTTGGTACGAtcttttatcatcatctaacTTTCAAGCGATGTTGATGGCTTTATTATGGTTCCTAGGTGGTGGTAAATCCTTTTATAAATTGCTTCCATTTATGATCTTAAGTTACATGCACTTACTGGATAAGgataatgaattcaatacTGAGTCTAAGAAAAAGGAGGACCAATTGACAATGGCTAATGTTCACCTTTTACATCTAGTTTCATACTCTGAAATCTTTATTGTAATTGCTCTTGTTTTAGATACTttgttgatgaagaatGGATCTTCCGGTATTATGTTGGTCATCTATTTAGGTATATATTGGTTGAGGCTCAATTTTTCACCTTATGCACAAATAACTTTATTAAGAATTTTGAGTAAATTCGATAAGAAGATACCTCCAAAACATAAGAACAATTGGGATacaattaaaagatttatcTACGCTAAAATGAAAGCACATGAAAGGAGATTACAAGAGGTTGGCCGTACTGCTTAA
- the RPS25A gene encoding 40S ribosomal protein eS25 (similar to Saccharomyces cerevisiae RPS25A (YGR027C) and RPS25B (YLR333C); ancestral locus Anc_4.163), whose product MPPKQQLSKAAKAAAAMAGGKKSKKKWSKNNHKDKAQHAVILDQEKLDRIMKEVPTYRYVSVSVLVDRLKIGGSMARVALRDLEKQGIIKPVSKHSKQAIYTRAVASE is encoded by the coding sequence ATGCCTCCAAAGCAACAATTATCTAAAGCTGCCAAAGCTGCTGCCGCTATGGCCGGTGGTAAGAAGTCCAAAAAGAAGTGGTCCAAGAACAACCACAAGGACAAGGCTCAACACGCTGTCATCTTAGACCAAGAAAAGTTGGACAGAATCATGAAAGAAGTCCCAACTTACAGATACGTCTCCGTTTCTGTCTTAGTTGATAGATTAAAGATTGGTGGTTCTATGGCTAGAGTTGCTTTGAGAGATTTAGAAAAGCAAGGAATTATTAAGCCAGTTTCTAAGCACTCTAAGCAAGCTATCTACACCAGAGCTGTCGCTTCCGAATAA